From a single Desulfobulbaceae bacterium DB1 genomic region:
- a CDS encoding cobalamin biosynthesis protein CbiD gives MARRLRSGYTTGACAAAAAKAACLLLVEKTAPRSVDIPFPDGSRHGFVVHRCEEDQDGFCAASVVKDAGDDPDVTNGAEIVAMVRFFAETQGADNCVILEQGAMLLCGGEGVGRATKPGLAVRVGEPAINPVPRQMIGAAVLEGLGQATAQKVQVIISVPRGRELAVKTLNRRLGIVDGLSILGTTGIVRPVSADAWTATIKASLDVAREAGLTDVVLSTGRTSEKGAQELLGLPEEACAMMGDYLEFSLREASGRGFARIHLAGMWAKIMKAALEIPQTHVRHGALEVADGAALLGRLGAEPGLVARLRGANTAREMYEVLAGEGRGDLIRAVCVAARRYGEKVTGRAVSVYLVDSRARVVEHV, from the coding sequence ATGGCGCGGCGATTGCGCAGCGGCTATACCACCGGGGCCTGCGCGGCGGCGGCGGCCAAGGCGGCGTGCCTGCTGCTGGTGGAAAAAACCGCGCCACGGTCCGTTGATATCCCTTTTCCCGACGGCAGCAGGCATGGGTTTGTGGTGCATCGCTGCGAGGAGGACCAGGACGGTTTTTGTGCCGCTTCGGTGGTCAAGGATGCCGGTGATGATCCGGATGTGACAAACGGCGCCGAGATCGTTGCCATGGTTCGCTTTTTTGCCGAGACGCAGGGTGCCGACAACTGTGTCATCCTGGAGCAGGGCGCCATGCTGCTCTGCGGCGGGGAAGGGGTGGGCCGGGCCACCAAGCCGGGGCTTGCCGTGCGGGTCGGCGAGCCCGCCATCAATCCGGTGCCCAGGCAGATGATCGGTGCGGCGGTGCTGGAGGGACTGGGGCAGGCGACGGCGCAAAAGGTGCAGGTCATCATCAGCGTGCCCAGGGGCCGCGAGCTTGCGGTCAAGACCCTCAACCGGCGTCTGGGCATTGTCGACGGCCTGTCCATCCTCGGCACCACCGGTATTGTCCGGCCGGTATCGGCCGATGCCTGGACCGCCACCATCAAGGCCTCTCTTGATGTGGCCCGGGAAGCCGGATTGACAGACGTGGTGCTTTCCACCGGCCGTACCTCGGAAAAGGGGGCGCAGGAACTGCTCGGCCTGCCGGAAGAGGCCTGTGCCATGATGGGGGATTATCTGGAATTTTCCCTGCGTGAGGCGAGCGGCCGGGGTTTTGCCCGCATCCATCTTGCCGGCATGTGGGCCAAGATCATGAAGGCCGCCCTTGAAATTCCCCAGACCCATGTGCGGCACGGGGCGCTGGAGGTGGCTGACGGCGCCGCGCTGCTGGGCCGTCTTGGGGCCGAGCCGGGGCTGGTGGCGCGATTGCGCGGGGCCAACACGGCGCGGGAGATGTATGAGGTGCTGGCCGGGGAGGGACGGGGCGACCTGATCCGGGCGGTGTGCGTGGCGGCGCGTCGCTACGGCGAAAAGGTGACGGGCCGCGCGGTCAGTGTGTATCTGGTGGACAGCCGGGCGAGGGTGGTGGAACATGTCTGA
- a CDS encoding iron ABC transporter permease yields the protein MKKTDNKKFWLLLPTLAAATVCCILFSTGLGYVEVGWRDIVRIVLAGITGDAALAAGIDQVAPFVVMDVRLPRILTATLVGAGLSMSGVIYQGILLNPLADPYTLGISSGAAFGAAVALVANLALLGQFSVPLFAFVGAMATLAIVLSLSTFHGQMSANTLILSGVIVGAILAAGISFLKYLADEQVGVIIFWLMGSFASRTWTDVVSVGAAVCLGLVVALFYARDLNIMSLGARASGSLGVENGRVRRVLLLSASLVTAVCVSVSGIIGFIGLIVPHLMRYFVGPDNRKLLPVSALAGAILLLLADTVTRAVLPAEVPIGVLTALIGGPFFCLIFRSRQRRARYE from the coding sequence ATGAAAAAAACGGACAACAAAAAATTCTGGCTGCTGCTCCCGACTCTGGCCGCGGCCACTGTCTGCTGCATCCTTTTTTCCACCGGCCTCGGCTATGTCGAGGTGGGCTGGAGGGATATCGTCCGCATCGTGCTGGCCGGGATAACGGGTGACGCCGCCCTGGCGGCCGGCATCGATCAGGTGGCGCCCTTTGTCGTCATGGATGTGCGGCTGCCCCGCATTCTCACCGCCACCCTGGTGGGGGCGGGACTGTCCATGAGCGGCGTGATCTATCAGGGTATTCTGCTGAATCCCCTGGCCGATCCCTATACCCTGGGCATATCGTCCGGCGCGGCATTCGGCGCGGCCGTGGCCCTGGTTGCCAACCTGGCCCTGCTCGGACAATTTTCGGTGCCGCTTTTCGCCTTTGTCGGCGCCATGGCGACACTGGCCATTGTTTTGTCGCTTTCCACCTTTCACGGGCAGATGTCGGCGAACACCCTGATTCTTTCCGGCGTCATCGTCGGGGCGATTCTTGCCGCGGGCATCAGTTTTCTCAAATACCTGGCCGATGAACAGGTGGGGGTTATCATTTTCTGGCTGATGGGCAGCTTCGCCTCCCGCACCTGGACTGATGTGGTGAGTGTGGGAGCGGCTGTCTGTCTGGGCCTTGTTGTTGCCCTGTTTTATGCCCGGGATCTCAACATCATGAGTCTCGGCGCCAGGGCGTCCGGGTCGCTCGGCGTGGAAAACGGGCGGGTGCGCAGGGTGTTGCTGCTGTCCGCCTCGCTGGTCACCGCGGTCTGCGTCTCGGTTTCCGGTATCATCGGCTTTATCGGCCTGATCGTGCCGCACCTGATGCGCTATTTCGTCGGCCCGGACAACCGCAAGCTGCTGCCGGTCTCGGCCCTGGCCGGCGCCATCCTGCTGCTGCTGGCTGATACCGTCACCCGGGCGGTTCTGCCGGCCGAGGTGCCCATCGGCGTGTTGACCGCGCTGATCGGCGGCCCCTTTTTCTGCCTTATTTTCCGCAGCAGACAGCGGAGGGCCAGATATGAATGA
- a CDS encoding AbrB family transcriptional regulator produces MLMTIKKWGNSLATRIPKAVVESVDLRLDQEVDVEAVNGKIIITPITKKKEYKLEELLGQCKPSSMKLSKEDQEWLKTEPVGREIW; encoded by the coding sequence ATGCTCATGACAATTAAAAAATGGGGTAACAGTTTGGCAACGAGGATCCCGAAAGCCGTCGTTGAATCCGTCGACCTTCGTCTTGACCAGGAAGTTGATGTTGAGGCCGTTAACGGAAAAATCATTATCACGCCAATTACGAAAAAAAAGGAATATAAACTCGAAGAACTGCTTGGACAGTGTAAACCGAGCTCAATGAAACTCTCCAAAGAGGATCAGGAATGGCTGAAAACTGAACCTGTTGGTAGGGAAATCTGGTAA
- a CDS encoding mRNA-degrading endonuclease — protein MVKKKYIPERGDVVWTNFDPAAGHEQLGKRPALVLSPSPFNKKIMLALVAPITSRVRGHGFEVSLNGKKVQGVVLCQQVKMIDFTERGVQFAEKAPQHVISDALARVRAIVSEDV, from the coding sequence ATGGTTAAGAAAAAGTATATTCCGGAACGTGGCGATGTTGTATGGACAAATTTTGATCCTGCGGCCGGGCATGAGCAATTGGGCAAAAGGCCTGCTCTTGTACTTTCTCCAAGTCCTTTCAATAAAAAAATCATGCTGGCTTTGGTTGCACCGATTACAAGCAGGGTTAGAGGCCATGGTTTTGAGGTTTCCCTTAATGGCAAGAAGGTCCAAGGCGTTGTGTTATGTCAACAAGTGAAAATGATCGATTTTACAGAAAGAGGGGTTCAGTTTGCCGAAAAAGCCCCGCAACATGTAATTAGCGACGCGTTGGCAAGAGTCAGGGCGATTGTTAGCGAAGATGTTTAG
- a CDS encoding DNA (cytosine-5-)-methyltransferase produces the protein MKSVELFAGAGGLAMGVSLAGFESLAVVEWDKWACDTVRENQRRGYPLIQDWPLWEGDVRDFDWSSIPEGIDLIAGGPPCQPFSMGGKHKAYGDRRDMFPPTVELVRKLKPKSFIIENVKGLTRSSFANYYQYILLQLEFPEVTRRQHETWMDHLRRLQEEKTSGALHVSGLTYNVAPTLANAADYGIPQKRERVFIVGFRSDLGIEWSFPRPTHSCDALLHSQWVTGRYWENHQIPRAKRPVVPEKIKDRIKKLSGSLFPVDGSAWRTVRDALMDVPDPRNGAAAAFYNHNFQDGARIYKGHTGSPLDLPAKTLKAGDHGVPGGENMLVLDDGNVRYFSVRESARLQTFPDGYVFHGSWTEAMRQLGNAVPVAMARRVAASVAERLAEAEIRKICSARGRNVA, from the coding sequence ATGAAATCAGTGGAACTTTTCGCGGGCGCGGGAGGGCTTGCCATGGGGGTTTCATTGGCGGGCTTCGAGTCGCTGGCCGTGGTGGAGTGGGACAAATGGGCCTGTGACACCGTCAGGGAAAACCAAAGGCGGGGATATCCATTAATCCAGGATTGGCCACTTTGGGAAGGTGATGTGAGGGATTTTGACTGGTCTTCAATTCCCGAGGGGATTGACCTGATTGCGGGAGGGCCACCATGCCAACCATTCTCGATGGGGGGCAAGCACAAGGCATATGGAGACAGGAGGGATATGTTCCCCCCCACTGTGGAACTTGTCCGCAAGCTAAAGCCAAAGTCCTTCATAATTGAAAATGTAAAAGGACTTACCCGGTCCAGCTTCGCGAACTATTACCAGTACATCCTGCTTCAGTTGGAATTTCCAGAAGTTACGAGACGTCAACATGAAACTTGGATGGATCACTTGCGCAGGCTTCAAGAGGAAAAGACCTCCGGTGCCCTTCATGTGAGCGGACTTACCTATAATGTTGCCCCCACGCTTGCCAACGCCGCGGATTATGGCATTCCCCAAAAGCGTGAACGGGTATTTATTGTAGGCTTTCGTTCCGATCTTGGCATTGAATGGTCTTTCCCTCGCCCAACTCATTCATGCGATGCGCTTTTGCATTCGCAATGGGTTACGGGGCGGTATTGGGAAAATCACCAAATTCCGCGTGCGAAGCGCCCCGTGGTTCCTGAAAAAATTAAAGACCGGATCAAAAAACTAAGCGGGTCGCTTTTTCCCGTGGATGGGAGCGCTTGGAGAACTGTCCGGGATGCCTTGATGGATGTTCCAGACCCTCGCAATGGGGCGGCTGCGGCATTCTACAATCACAACTTTCAGGATGGCGCCAGAATATATAAGGGTCACACGGGAAGTCCGCTTGATTTGCCCGCGAAAACGCTCAAGGCGGGAGACCACGGCGTGCCCGGCGGGGAAAACATGTTGGTGTTGGATGATGGGAACGTTCGCTATTTCAGCGTAAGGGAATCCGCTCGCCTCCAAACCTTCCCCGATGGTTATGTGTTTCATGGATCATGGACAGAGGCCATGCGGCAACTAGGTAACGCCGTTCCCGTTGCCATGGCTCGTCGCGTCGCCGCATCCGTGGCTGAGCGTCTAGCGGAAGCGGAAATACGTAAAATATGCTCCGCTAGGGGAAGGAACGTTGCATGA
- a CDS encoding precorrin-8X methylmutase, which translates to MKTLIRDIAPEEIEAESFRIIAEELGPTSFDPATFTVVRRVIHATGDFSFADNMRFHPRAISAGIAAIREGRNILTDVTMAAAGVSRGLAAQWGGQVICRVGEAEVAARSKAIGATRSGVAMEMGLLDGNIGIVAVGNAPTALVKVMELMGQMAENARPALVIGVPVGFVNAVESKQLLAEKDYPFITSLGRKGGSPVAAAIVNALIRLARED; encoded by the coding sequence ATGAAAACGCTGATCCGGGACATTGCGCCGGAGGAAATCGAGGCGGAAAGCTTTCGCATCATTGCCGAGGAGCTTGGCCCCACCAGCTTTGATCCGGCTACCTTCACGGTGGTGCGGCGGGTGATCCATGCCACCGGCGATTTTTCCTTTGCCGACAATATGCGTTTTCATCCCCGGGCAATCAGCGCGGGAATTGCCGCCATCCGGGAAGGCCGTAATATTCTCACCGATGTCACCATGGCGGCGGCCGGGGTGAGCCGGGGCTTGGCGGCACAATGGGGGGGACAGGTGATTTGCCGGGTGGGGGAAGCGGAAGTTGCCGCCCGGTCCAAGGCAATAGGGGCAACCCGCTCCGGAGTGGCCATGGAGATGGGGCTTCTTGACGGCAATATCGGCATCGTGGCGGTGGGTAATGCGCCAACCGCCCTGGTCAAGGTCATGGAACTCATGGGGCAGATGGCGGAAAACGCCCGACCGGCGCTGGTCATCGGCGTACCGGTGGGCTTTGTCAATGCCGTCGAATCCAAGCAACTGCTGGCTGAAAAGGATTACCCCTTTATCACCAGTCTGGGGCGCAAAGGCGGCAGCCCGGTGGCGGCGGCCATTGTCAACGCCCTGATCCGCCTTGCCCGGGAGGATTAG
- a CDS encoding cobyrinic acid a,c-diamide synthase, translating to MSAEGSPAFLVAGTHSGCGKTTVALGLMAALARKGLAVQPFKCGPDFIDPTLHQLAGGRISRNLDLWMAGESFTRQTFRRRMEGADIGVIEGVMGMFDGGLSSSAALARTLGVPVVLVLDVRSAAESAAAMVKGFETLDPAAAPRAVILNRIGSERHLALVRGAIAQHCRAEVIGFLPRSLDFAMPSRHLGLHMGNEALAPMALAALARTVTGHIDLDRLLFLAGEGAGCDPAPGGEKPLAASRARIAVARDRAFCFYYEDNLDLLRAAGAELVFFSPMADSELPEDIGGIYLGGGYPELFAAELAANGPMRRAIRSWAEAGRPIYAECGGFMYLCRSITTDSGEKKEMVGVFPVASRMRGQRAALGYREIRLVRDTLLGPAGTILRGHEFHYSEIEEMPGEIFRCYAVENCAGEGYGYKNVLGGYMHLHFGFCPQAAASFVAACAGGAKKSEVRGQESL from the coding sequence GTGAGCGCTGAAGGCAGCCCGGCTTTTCTGGTGGCAGGCACCCACAGCGGCTGCGGCAAGACCACGGTTGCCCTGGGGTTGATGGCGGCCCTGGCGCGCAAGGGACTTGCGGTGCAACCCTTCAAGTGCGGGCCGGATTTTATCGATCCGACCCTGCACCAATTGGCCGGCGGGCGGATTTCCAGAAATCTTGACCTGTGGATGGCGGGCGAATCCTTCACCCGGCAGACCTTCCGGCGCCGCATGGAGGGAGCGGACATCGGCGTTATTGAAGGGGTGATGGGCATGTTTGACGGGGGCCTTTCCTCTTCCGCCGCCCTGGCGCGAACCCTTGGGGTGCCGGTCGTGCTGGTGCTGGATGTCCGTTCCGCTGCCGAGAGCGCGGCCGCAATGGTCAAGGGCTTTGAGACGCTTGATCCGGCAGCGGCCCCCCGCGCGGTGATTTTAAACAGAATCGGCAGCGAGCGCCATCTTGCCCTGGTGCGTGGGGCCATCGCGCAGCATTGCCGGGCCGAGGTGATCGGTTTTCTGCCCCGCTCCCTTGACTTTGCCATGCCCTCCCGTCATCTGGGGCTGCACATGGGGAACGAGGCCCTTGCGCCGATGGCGCTGGCCGCGCTTGCCCGCACCGTGACCGGGCACATTGATCTTGACCGGCTGCTTTTTCTTGCCGGTGAAGGGGCGGGGTGCGACCCGGCACCGGGGGGCGAAAAACCACTTGCCGCGAGCCGGGCGCGGATTGCGGTGGCGCGGGACCGGGCCTTTTGTTTTTACTATGAGGACAACCTCGATCTGTTGCGGGCGGCCGGGGCGGAACTGGTTTTTTTCAGCCCCATGGCGGACAGCGAACTGCCGGAAGACATCGGCGGCATTTATCTGGGCGGCGGCTACCCGGAGCTCTTTGCCGCCGAGCTTGCCGCCAACGGCCCCATGCGGCGGGCGATACGGAGCTGGGCCGAGGCGGGACGCCCCATCTACGCCGAATGCGGCGGCTTCATGTACCTGTGCCGGAGCATTACCACGGACAGCGGCGAGAAAAAGGAAATGGTCGGCGTTTTTCCGGTTGCGTCCCGCATGCGCGGCCAACGCGCCGCCCTGGGCTATCGCGAGATCAGGCTGGTGCGGGACACCCTGCTGGGACCGGCCGGCACCATTCTGCGCGGCCATGAGTTTCATTATTCCGAGATCGAGGAAATGCCCGGAGAAATTTTCCGTTGTTATGCGGTGGAGAACTGTGCCGGCGAGGGATACGGCTATAAAAATGTGCTGGGCGGCTACATGCACCTGCACTTTGGCTTTTGTCCGCAGGCGGCTGCGTCCTTTGTCGCCGCCTGCGCAGGGGGAGCAAAGAAGTCGGAAGTCAGGGGACAGGAGTCATTATGA
- a CDS encoding peptide ABC transporter substrate-binding protein: protein MRCCWIVTVFFVSLLLSVAAKAATVVDSAGQKVEVTRPFERIISLYAAHTENLAALGLDRELIGIGDSDDYPSRVLGKKRFSYKEDPEKFIAARPDLVLVRPMIERSYPQLIDKLRQSGITVVSLQPNTVGEIADYWRALGGLTGRNGAAEKMVADFQQGMATIKARVEAIPREARVRVYFEAIHKKMKTFAPQSIAIYALEQAGGVNVAADAFQVRETNIADYGKERILAKAETIEVFLAQQGRMNPVSRETIMQEPGFQALKAVRQGKVYVVDERLVSRPTMRILDGVRQINAILYPGLGLRGEDRER, encoded by the coding sequence ATGCGGTGCTGCTGGATAGTTACTGTTTTTTTTGTGTCGCTGCTGCTGTCCGTTGCCGCCAAGGCCGCGACCGTGGTGGACAGCGCCGGGCAAAAGGTCGAGGTAACGCGCCCCTTTGAGCGTATTATCTCCCTGTATGCGGCGCACACGGAAAATCTCGCCGCCCTCGGCCTTGACCGTGAACTGATCGGCATTGGCGACAGCGATGATTATCCGTCTCGGGTGCTGGGGAAAAAACGGTTCAGCTACAAGGAGGATCCGGAGAAGTTTATTGCCGCCCGGCCCGATCTGGTGCTGGTTCGCCCCATGATCGAGCGCTCCTATCCGCAGCTCATTGACAAACTGCGGCAGAGCGGTATTACCGTGGTTTCCCTGCAACCCAACACGGTGGGGGAGATCGCCGACTACTGGCGCGCCCTGGGGGGACTCACCGGCAGAAACGGGGCCGCGGAAAAAATGGTGGCCGATTTTCAGCAGGGCATGGCAACGATTAAAGCCAGGGTTGAAGCCATCCCCCGGGAGGCGCGGGTGCGGGTTTATTTTGAGGCGATTCATAAAAAAATGAAAACCTTTGCCCCGCAGAGCATTGCTATTTATGCCCTGGAGCAGGCGGGCGGGGTGAACGTTGCTGCGGATGCATTCCAGGTGCGGGAAACCAATATTGCCGATTACGGCAAGGAGCGTATTCTGGCAAAGGCGGAGACGATCGAGGTCTTTCTCGCCCAGCAGGGGCGGATGAACCCGGTCAGCCGGGAAACGATCATGCAGGAGCCAGGTTTTCAGGCATTGAAGGCAGTGCGGCAGGGCAAGGTGTATGTCGTGGATGAGCGGCTTGTTTCCCGCCCCACCATGCGCATCCTTGACGGGGTGCGGCAGATCAACGCCATTCTCTATCCCGGCCTTGGGCTGCGGGGAGAGGACCGTGAGCGCTGA
- a CDS encoding very short patch repair endonuclease, translating into MTDTLSRIERSERMSLIRDKGSTPEMKLRRLIYGMGFRYRLHVKELPGKPDLVFPSRRAVIFMHGCFWHRHEGCKLARLPKSKLDFWKPKLEANKERDLLHQRQLRDLGWRVLVVWECEMVYTERVSAVVRNFLCEKEGEK; encoded by the coding sequence TTGACGGATACGCTTTCTCGAATAGAACGAAGCGAACGAATGTCCCTGATTCGAGACAAGGGCTCGACGCCGGAAATGAAACTACGCCGTCTGATTTATGGAATGGGTTTTCGCTACCGCTTACATGTCAAGGAGTTACCGGGCAAGCCAGATTTAGTTTTCCCATCCCGGCGAGCCGTCATCTTCATGCATGGATGTTTTTGGCACCGCCACGAGGGATGCAAACTCGCAAGGCTTCCAAAATCCAAACTGGATTTTTGGAAGCCAAAGCTGGAAGCAAACAAGGAACGGGACTTACTCCATCAGCGACAGCTTCGAGATTTGGGGTGGCGCGTTCTGGTTGTGTGGGAATGTGAAATGGTTTATACAGAGCGTGTATCGGCAGTCGTCAGAAATTTTCTGTGCGAAAAGGAAGGTGAAAAATGA
- a CDS encoding restriction endonuclease, protein MRHGNIIPFNPLDKRHLGESVGQAMLRQPATPLGNLEVFDGAGIYAIYYTGDFQGYEAIVKRNVKKRFNAPIYVGKAVPKGARKGGDLEAPPGKDLYFRLNQHAKSIEQASNLNIVDFHCRYLIVDDIWIPLGESLLIAKFDPLWNKLIDGFGNHDPGKRRYDGLRPRWDVVHPGRSWAEKCQPREESAEQIIREARDYLRNNPPPDDISMITV, encoded by the coding sequence ATGAGGCATGGCAATATCATTCCTTTTAACCCTCTGGATAAACGGCATTTGGGGGAAAGCGTTGGCCAGGCCATGCTGCGACAACCCGCCACTCCCTTGGGCAACTTGGAAGTCTTCGATGGCGCGGGAATTTATGCTATTTATTATACGGGTGACTTTCAGGGCTACGAGGCAATAGTCAAACGCAACGTGAAGAAACGGTTTAACGCTCCTATTTATGTTGGCAAAGCCGTACCAAAGGGGGCTAGAAAGGGGGGGGATCTGGAAGCACCCCCCGGAAAGGACCTCTATTTCAGACTCAATCAACACGCAAAGAGCATCGAGCAAGCATCCAACCTAAATATAGTTGATTTCCATTGCCGCTATTTAATCGTGGACGACATCTGGATTCCACTCGGTGAATCACTGCTTATCGCAAAGTTTGATCCACTATGGAACAAGCTCATAGACGGATTCGGCAACCATGATCCTGGTAAAAGACGCTATGACGGTCTACGTCCACGCTGGGATGTTGTCCATCCTGGACGTTCATGGGCGGAGAAGTGTCAACCTCGTGAAGAATCCGCGGAACAGATCATCCGGGAAGCACGGGATTATCTCCGAAACAACCCTCCCCCGGATGACATTTCCATGATAACGGTTTGA
- a CDS encoding GNAT family N-acetyltransferase — MGKLTPPAPINMVHITDNFDCGVSSLDQWLRRQALKNEASGASRTFVVCLGKEVVGYYALATGSVLRQQAPGKIKRKMPEPIPVMVLGRLAVDRKWQGSGLGSSLLRDALLRTYNVSTQAGIRALLVHALSENAKAFYLRHGFLQSPIDPMTLMLNLQDVQHCLEKAGNILR, encoded by the coding sequence ATGGGAAAGCTGACACCGCCGGCACCAATCAATATGGTGCATATTACTGACAATTTTGATTGCGGAGTTTCCTCTCTTGATCAATGGCTCCGAAGACAGGCCTTGAAGAATGAGGCGTCAGGTGCTTCCCGGACTTTTGTTGTTTGCCTTGGGAAAGAGGTTGTCGGCTACTACGCTTTGGCTACCGGAAGTGTTTTGCGCCAGCAGGCCCCGGGAAAAATCAAACGTAAAATGCCTGAGCCTATTCCAGTAATGGTGCTTGGCCGTCTGGCTGTTGATCGTAAATGGCAGGGATCCGGCCTTGGCAGCAGTTTGTTGCGAGATGCATTGTTACGAACCTATAATGTTTCTACGCAAGCGGGTATTCGGGCTCTGCTGGTCCATGCGTTATCAGAAAATGCCAAAGCATTTTACCTTCGACATGGCTTCTTGCAATCCCCCATAGATCCAATGACGCTGATGCTGAATTTGCAGGATGTACAGCATTGTCTTGAAAAAGCAGGAAACATCCTTAGATAA
- a CDS encoding cell filamentation protein Fic, whose amino-acid sequence MRFSIAIASLLAEARHRQGRLLGKMEALGFQIRQEASLNILTTDVVNSSAIEGERLDTDEVRSSIARRLGIPLQNDKPVGRDVEGIVEMMLDATQNFDQALTAERLFDWHAALFPTGRSGMHRITVGAWRPAEAGPMQVVSGPIGHETVHYEAPEASRINAEMTKLLSWFETDLKLDPVLKAGIAHLWFVTIHPFEDGNGRIARAIADMALARADGTSSRFYSMSGQIELERKAYYTQLERQQKNSVNITSWLSWFLNCFLRAVVNAADTLSSVLFKAELWNRINPDPVNERQRLIINRMLDNFRGHMTTSKYAECAKCSSDTALRDMRELVARSILIQNPGGGRSTSYRLITAEELEQSGDGVTRK is encoded by the coding sequence ATGCGGTTTTCCATAGCCATTGCGTCATTACTCGCCGAGGCTCGTCACCGGCAGGGGCGCTTACTGGGTAAGATGGAGGCGTTAGGCTTCCAGATCCGGCAGGAGGCCAGCCTGAATATCCTCACAACTGATGTTGTGAACTCGTCGGCCATAGAGGGCGAAAGACTTGATACTGATGAAGTCCGATCTTCTATTGCTCGAAGATTAGGTATTCCTCTACAAAACGACAAGCCTGTTGGTCGCGATGTTGAAGGCATTGTTGAGATGATGCTGGATGCGACACAAAACTTCGATCAGGCTTTGACTGCGGAACGCTTGTTCGACTGGCATGCAGCTTTGTTTCCGACAGGTCGAAGCGGTATGCACCGCATTACCGTAGGTGCTTGGCGACCAGCAGAAGCAGGCCCGATGCAGGTTGTGTCTGGTCCAATAGGGCATGAAACGGTGCATTATGAGGCGCCGGAAGCATCCAGGATTAATGCGGAAATGACGAAGCTTCTCTCATGGTTTGAAACTGACCTGAAGCTTGACCCTGTGCTTAAAGCGGGTATTGCCCATTTATGGTTTGTCACTATTCACCCATTTGAAGACGGCAATGGGCGGATTGCGCGTGCAATTGCGGATATGGCTCTGGCAAGGGCAGATGGGACGTCCAGCCGCTTCTATTCCATGTCCGGACAAATTGAGCTGGAACGCAAAGCATATTACACACAGCTTGAGAGACAGCAAAAAAACAGTGTCAATATTACATCTTGGTTGTCCTGGTTTTTAAATTGCTTTTTGCGCGCTGTTGTTAATGCTGCAGATACACTGTCCTCGGTTCTCTTTAAGGCGGAACTGTGGAACCGGATTAATCCTGATCCGGTGAATGAACGACAGCGCCTTATTATTAATCGCATGCTCGACAATTTTAGGGGACACATGACCACATCGAAATATGCCGAGTGTGCCAAATGCTCCTCCGACACCGCACTTAGGGATATGCGGGAACTCGTCGCCCGCAGCATTCTGATTCAAAATCCGGGCGGGGGACGAAGTACAAGTTACCGCCTGATCACGGCAGAAGAACTGGAGCAATCTGGTGATGGGGTGACAAGAAAGTAA
- a CDS encoding iron ABC transporter, whose product MNEAEIFALAGAGFAYDSALVLAGLDFSLRPGLFYGVVGPNGSGKTTLLDLLAGCKRPSAGQVSYLGQPVAAYRRRELARQIALVPQDFAVDFAFTVEEVVMMGRHPHIRRFAGPTAQDWRLVDEAMQTIGIDHCRYRQVNELSGGEKQRVVLARALAQDTPVLLLDEATSSLDVQHTLQIFNVARLLVRREQRTVIAVIHNLNLAAAYCDEILFMKDGRMVHSGATERIMEPGIIKEVFGVESEVRLDPFNNVRQVSYRYWSEG is encoded by the coding sequence ATGAATGAGGCCGAGATATTTGCCCTTGCCGGAGCAGGCTTTGCCTATGACAGCGCCCTGGTGCTGGCGGGGCTTGATTTTTCCCTCCGGCCGGGCCTGTTTTACGGGGTGGTGGGGCCAAACGGCAGCGGCAAGACCACCCTGCTCGACCTGCTGGCCGGTTGCAAACGCCCCTCTGCCGGGCAGGTCTCCTACCTGGGACAGCCGGTGGCTGCATATCGGCGCCGGGAGCTGGCCCGGCAGATTGCCCTGGTGCCGCAGGATTTTGCCGTTGATTTTGCCTTTACCGTGGAAGAGGTGGTGATGATGGGCCGTCATCCCCATATCCGGCGCTTTGCCGGTCCGACGGCACAGGACTGGCGGCTGGTGGACGAGGCGATGCAAACCATCGGCATCGATCATTGCCGGTATCGGCAGGTCAACGAGCTTTCCGGCGGGGAGAAACAGCGGGTGGTGCTGGCCCGCGCCCTGGCCCAGGATACGCCGGTGCTGCTGCTGGACGAAGCCACCTCCAGTCTTGACGTGCAGCATACCCTGCAGATTTTTAATGTGGCTCGCCTGCTGGTGCGACGGGAGCAGCGTACCGTCATTGCCGTCATCCATAATCTCAATCTGGCGGCGGCATACTGTGATGAGATCCTGTTCATGAAGGATGGTCGGATGGTGCACAGCGGCGCAACGGAGCGGATCATGGAACCCGGCATCATCAAAGAGGTCTTCGGGGTGGAAAGCGAGGTGCGGCTTGATCCCTTTAATAACGTCCGGCAGGTGTCGTACCGCTATTGGAGTGAGGGGTGA